One Nicotiana tomentosiformis chromosome 1, ASM39032v3, whole genome shotgun sequence genomic window, aaacgccaaaaaactaggaacagtcatggaatggcggtgactatggttccttaggtcataattgatgtcccaaaaagtttaggcgattcgcatctgcggcccgggcccacacggaaggctgggctatagtacacaaaaatttgggaatcgtgccgaattctagttttatggccgtaaaatgccaaaaaatgaggagcgttcatggcgggacggtgactacggttccttaggtcgtatttgatgcctcgAAAAAGCTTTAAGTGGTCTGGCTCCGAAGGCCttaacatacgaaaatctgggaatcgggcagaattctagttttctatCTGTAAAATGTTGAAAAACGAGAAATGTTCTTAGaggggcggtgcctatggttccttatgtcgtatttgacatCACAGAAAATTTTTATGCGGTCTAGACAAAAATCTAGAATCTaacagaattccagttttatggccgtaaaacgcaaaatctaaggaatggtcatggtggggaAGTGCCTAAGGTTCCTTAGCTCTTATTTAATGTcatgaaatttttttaggtggtCCAGGTTTGTGGGCCCTGGTAcacgcgaaaggcgtgggctatagcacatgaaaatatgggaatcgtgcggaattccagttttatagttGTAAAACACCAACAaacgaggaaagatcatggcggtgcgatgactatggttcttaaggtcgtatttgatatcctaAAATAATTTTAGGAGATCTGGATCCTGGGGCCCGAGCCAAAGAGGAAAGTGTTggctatagctcacaaaaatcTCTGAATCGGccaaattccagttttatggtcgtaaaataccaaaaaatgaggaatggtcatggcggggtagtgaatTTGGTTCCTTAGATAGTATTTTACATcctaaaaaaaatttaggcggaCAAGGTCAGGGGGCCTGGGcacacgcggaaggcgtgggccatagcacacgaaaatgtgggaatcgggccgaattcctattttatggctgtaaaacaccaacaaatgagtaacggtcatggcgaggcagcaACTATGGTTCTCTAGACCGTATTGGATGTCCCGAAAAAAATGTAGGTAGTTCGGGGGCCCAGGACAACAcaaaaggcgtgggcgataacacacgaaaatcttggaatcgggCCGAATTACAggtttatggccaaaaaatgccaaaaagtgaggaacgattatggcatgATGGTGACTAAGATTCCTTAGGCCACAGTTGATGTTCTGAAAAACATTTCTGTTGTCCGAGTACGTGGGCCCGTGCCCAcgcgaaaggtgtgggctatagcataagaAAATACTGAAATCGAGTTGAATGAAGGTTTTATgtccgtaaaacgccaaaaaatgagtaacggtcattgcggggtagtgactacggttccttagataggttttgatggcccgaaaaggttTTAAAAGATTCGGGTCAGGGGCCTTTAAaggaggaacggttatggcggggcagagactatggttcctaaggtcatttttatggcccgaaaaacttttaggcgatccgagtcaggggccTGGGCCCATGCTGAAAgtgacacaaaaatttgggattcAGGAAAAATCCAGTTTTATGGTCGTGAAAcgcgaaaaaatgaggaacggtcttggaggggcggcgactatggttacttttctttttagcaaatatactactaggttattcacctagtagctgttatataaattaaatccCAAATTGGGTAAAAGTTACAAGATGTTCTAGTGAACTACAATCAAATAAGAAATCCACAGGCTATCGCTACCAAATACAATGTAGCAATATCGTAATGAAAATTAAAGTGAAAGTCTACAAATTTGAAATGTCCAATTGTTGTCGACGACCATGAAAGCACACACCAGTTGCTAACAATTTGTTGTAGCACCTTCCAAGCTCTCACCAGGCACCATTTGTTGCAGTATTAAGGAGTAGGTATGTTTACATCCAGTAGTTGTGAAGCAAATCAGCTTGGAAATTGTGTAGTTGTAGATGAGGTTTTCAGCATCATTATTGATACAGTTATTCTCTAGAAAGTCGATGAGGAGATGTAAATCCATTTTCCATGTTCCTATTGTTTAGTGTTTCCAGCAGCAGTCCCTTGTTCACTGCCTTATATTTCGAAGAAGCATTTGTTGATTCCAGAGTAATGTTGAAGATCTGTCGAGGAGAGTTGTTGAACCACTCCCAAAATGAGCATGGTAACATGGTAATACCACTAGGAAGTTGAAAACCAACTAACATCTAACAATTATCTTCAGAATAGTAGCTTCCATTGAACATGTGCTTTCCACCTTTGACGTTGTTAATGCACCTGATGAATGCATACCCGCTATAGTACCACATGCTTGTGATATAAGGAAAATATAGTGTTCTCTCATCTCCAGATTGAGCATGCATACACACTAATACCACTGAACAATGATAAAACACTATACTATTTTAAACAATAACAGATTAAAGCAACAATTTTTGTAGCATTTGGTGTGAACAGATGTACTCCAATTGACATTTCAACTCTACCAATTCATAGACCAAGTGTCATATCATATGTATAGCCTGACACttataaaatatagtaaaacaGTCCCATGATGTAGCTGATCAGTGTGGTGATATCTTCCAATTATGTGCACCTTTTATATACTGAAAGCTGACTTGTTGAGGTATGATGTTGTACTGATTATTTGTAATGTCAACAACCTTCTGTATAATTTCCTAAAAGGATTTATCCTATCTCTGGTACCTGCACACTGAAGCAAACACATTAGGCAGTAATATTGTGCTCCCAGATTCCTGTGTGTGCTGGGAGCTTTGAGGCTACTTGGATGGTGAGTGATGGAGAGTGGTTGAGTAATGAGAGAAGCTAAATTCATGCAATGTCTTCCCACTATCAGCATCAGTTGTTAGTCTCTATGGGTGTAGGCTAATTGTTGTATTGAACATGTTGATATGGATGTAGTCCCAGTAGCCAATAGAAGTCAGTGTCCCagatatatttttttatgtttttgtaGCAGCAACCAACCTTTCATTTGTAGCTATCAAATAATTATGCCAACTGGAACCATAGCATGAGAATGTGAAGAAAGTAAGGTTGATTGGGGTTTCTCAACATTGAAAGAGTGAATTTGAAAGTGTGCCAGCACAATCACAATCAGGACTAGCATTGATGATTCTTATCTCTGGTGTTCTTGTGGCCAATCAGTAGTGATCCCATATATCCCTGCAATATGGCACTGAATGTCTTAATCAGTGTGGTATATCCTTTTTGCTACACTTACCCTAATGTTAGGGATTTGTGATTTATCCATGTTGATGAGTGTCTTTGCTGCTGTAGGTAGACTTTCGAACGAGTGAAAAATGGAATTACCTGCAGAATAAAAAACCAAGTTAGCTAAAAGGTCAGCAACAACATTTCCTTCTCTGAACACATGCTGAAATAGGACATTGTAGTTGTTCTTGATCTCTTTTATCTTCTTCACATCTGCTCTTATTGTCCATGGGCATTCCCATTCTCCTTCAATGATCGTTTTCATTACTAAAGAGTCAGTTTCCATGATCAGAGGATGAAGTTGTTTATCCACACAATATAACAAGCCATGTAAAATTCCTTTTACTTCAGCAACTATATTGGTTGTGTGCCCTATGTCTATAGCTTCAGCATATAACAAATCTCCAGAACTATCTCTTATGCAGTAGCCATAGGAACTAGGGCATGGGTTCCCTTTAGATGCCCCATCAGAGTTGCATTTGACCCAGCCTGCATTGGGCAGATGCCAGGTAACTCTTCTGCTAACTACATAAGGCTTGTAGCTCTCAAAGTATCTGATCATGTCTATCCACAATACTGGAATGTTTGTCAGCCAAGGATATCTGAATCTTGCCAAGAAGTAGAGTGTCTTATTCACTTCACGTATTACCCTCTTTTCTGAAATAACTCCCCCATGTTTCATGTTGTTTCTCCTCTTCCAAAGTTCCCAAGTGATAATGGCCGGAGTTGCTTGGAAAAGTGCCTTTAACTTTGGGCAGCATGGTTCATTCCACCATGCTCTAATGACTTGGTGCACTTGTACCATGTTTATTATAATTCCAGCTTGTTGTAAGAAGGTTTTTCACACTCTGTCTGCTATTTCACTCTTCAAGAAAAGGTGTTGGTAGGAGTCTTCATTTGGAGTTGAGCAACACCAACACTTAGAGACTATGATGTATCCATTTCTTATCCATAAGTCATCAGCGGGGATCTTCATTTTCCATAGTCTCCATAGAAAGAAAGAGAAGTTGAAAGGTAAACCTTTTGTCTACAAGTTGCATAATTCTGAGTTATTTGCTGCTCTATGTCTCATAATCCTCCATGTACTGTTAACAAAGAACTTGCCATATGTAGTTGGCATCCATTAAGGAGTATCCCATATTTCAGTAGTCTGATCAAATGGCACATTGTGCCTAATGTAGTCTGAGATATCTTCTGGAAAGTTTTGATCAAGTGTTAGATCATCTCAGGTATTGCCATTCCTCAGTTCTGCCACTTCTTAAATTTCTTCATTTATGTTGAAATCTTGAGGGAGCACATGATATAGAGGTCTAATACCGGTCTAGTTCTCATGCCAAACACTTGTGTTATCACAATTTAGTTCCCAGAGAATTTCATGTTCAATCTCTTCTCTAGCTTCTAACATTTTTCTCCACACATGGGATCCTTTTCTGTATTGTACCATGGCAGGCATTTCTTTTTTGCAGTATTTGTTCCACATGAAATTGGACAATAATTATTTGCTGGTTCTGAATCTCCACCATAGTTTTGCAAATAGTGATTTGGATACATCAAATAATGATTTTAACCCCATTCCTCCTTCCTCCTTAGGTAGACACATGTTCAGCCACTTGCTCCAGTGTCTGCTTCTGCCTTCTTCCTTAGTGCTCCAAAAGAATCTGGCAAAAGGCTTATGTAAGTGCTTGAGGACATTATTAGGAGGATCCATAACTGAAAGAATGTGAGTAGTTAGACTTTGTAGCACATTTGTTATAAGAGTTGTCTTTCCTCCAAAAGAAAGTAATTTCCCTTTTCCAAGAATGTAATTTTGCTTTTACTTTCTTGATAAGATCATTGTAGTATGCCTTCCTTCTTTTATTGTAGAAAATTGGACACCCAAGGTAATTAAAAGGAAAGCTTCCTTTTTTAAAACTTGTAAAACAACCAACTGAATGTACTAGGTTCCTTACTACTTTGTCATGTGTGTAATAAGAGCTCTTGGACTTATTTATCAACTAACCAGATGCATGTTCATACTGCTTTAATACCTCAACACTTTTCATTCAGGAGTATGGATTTGAGGATGAGAATATTATTGTATCATCAGCATATGCGAGGTGATTCAAAGGATCTGtccacttaggcattccaaatcctATAAATTTCTTATCTTCAAACAATTTGTTCAGTGATCTTGATAAGACCTCTGTAGATAATATAAACAGTGATGGGGACAAAGGGTCACCTTGCTTGACTCCTCTGCTGGACTTAAAGAATCCTGAAGCTTGACCATTGATTAAGACTGAGTACTAGTTATTCTCTATTAAGTTCCAGATCAGTTTGAGGAAGTGTTCTGCAAATTCCATTTTCCTCAACACATGAAGCAAGTAACTCCAAGAAACCCTGTCATATGCCTTTGCCATATCAAGCTTGATAACCATATTAGCTGGCTTGCCTCTCAGTCTGATATCAGTGACAATCTCCCAAGTGagtaaaatattttcaaatatgcTCCTTCCCTTCACAAAGCCAGACTGGTTGGCAGAAATTAGTGATGGTAGAATCTTCTACATTCTTTCATGGACCACTCTTGAAATCACCTTGTTAATGAAATTGCTAAGACTTATATATCTTAGGTCTGAAAATGTTTGTGGTTGCTGAACCTTAGAGAGTAGCACAAGGTTTGTATATGTTATGGATTTTGGAAGTGGAGATCCCGTGTAGAACTATTGCAGCATGTTATACATGTCACTTCCCACAGTATCCCAACATTGTTGGAAAAACAGACCAGTGAAGCCATCTGGGCCACTTGCACTATCCCCACTCAATGCACTAACTGCATTCTTGACCTCTTCCATTGTTGGAAATCTACAAAGTTCCCTGTTCTGAGCATCAGAGATCATGGTAGGGACATTATTTAGCAATTCATAACATGTAAATTGTCCTTCCTCTGTAAATTATGTCTGAAAGAATGTAGTTGCAGCACTAGCAATACCCTCTTGGTCTTCAAGCCAATCACCATTAGCATTCTAAATCCTTTTCAGTTGCAATTTATGTCTCTTCCCATTAACATGATTGTGGAAGAATATGGTGTTTTTGTATCCTTCTGCAAACCATTTCATTCCCATTTTTTGTTTCCAATACCGCTCTTTAATACTCAAGTATCTCTTTAATGCAGCTTGTGCCTACAGTAAAACTATTTTATTCTCATTTGTTGGTTCTTCCTCAAAAAGTATCTCTTTTATCCTGACAATATCTCCCCTAATTGCCAGCTGCTTGAATCTATCCTCAAAGGTAGCTTTACTCCAATATGATAGGGAAGCTTTCAATCTTTTCATTTTCTGTTTGAATATGAGAAAAGTGTCACCTACAAAGTCTACAATCCAGTTTTGCTTGACTATTTCATTGAAAGATTAATGTGTAGTCCAGAAATTGAGAAACCTAAAAGGTTTAACAAAGTGAGCAACGTCTTCTCCACAGGTCATTAACATAGGTGCATGGTCAGACCCATTCTTTATGAGGTGCTCAACATCAATACTTGGGAATAATATGTAGAATTGCTGGTTGAAAAATATTCTGTCTTTTCTCTTGAATATGCATTCTTCATTGGATCTACCATTCCACCATGTGAAGGGACTACTTGTGTATCCAGTATCGAACAATTCACAGGAGTTGACACAGAAAGCAAAATTTTCATACTCTGGTGGATATACTGGGAGTCCCCCAATCTTATCTTCTTCATTAAGAATCACATTAAAATCTCCTCCAACCACCCAAGGGAGTTCCATATTAGAAGCAAGATAATACAGATTATCACATAACTCTAATCTTTCTAGTGAGGAGCATTTTGCATATACAACTGTCATGATGATGTTCTTTCCAATTCCATGATGTAAAACTTTGATTGTTAGTTGTTGCTTAGTGTTTATTAGGAGCTCCCATTCCACAACAACATCAATGAATAACCAGATCTTCCCATTAATATTTGATAATGTAGTTTCCATACCCATCCTTCTCTTGTATTTGTGTATGAACCCTTATTTTTGGAAAGATTCTAACATTGCTACAATGCAGAAACCATGTTGCTTTTGCATGTTGATAATCCTTTGAAAGGCCTGTTGAGTATTGATAGACCTTATGTTCCAGACGAGTGTCTTAATCATCATCTATTTGTGGAGGCTGCGCTCTTGGGCAGAGTTCTTGTTGGTGGTATTGTTTCCTTAGcttgtattttctttctttctttctttccatTTCTGGTTGTCAGTCTAGGTGACAGGTCCCCTTCTTTTGCAACATCTTTGAAGTTCCCAGTAGTTGATTCCTCATCTGCTTCATCTTCCATATGTTGTTTATCAAGCAAAGTTTGTTGAATCTCAATTGGGAGTTCCTTGTGTGTAATGATGTCATGTAATACCTGATTTGGAGGTATCAATGGCACATTTAGTTGGATTTGAATTGCAGATCCAGTAGCTGAGGCATATGCAATTGGCATGGATATTGAAGCTTTCTCCACAACTGTGATCCCCATCTGTTTTCCCCCAATTGTGTAACCATATCATTCTCTGTTTGTAAGTGATAGATCATTGTGTCTTCTGATGCTTCTGTAGTAGCATGATTATCCTGTTGCCCAGACATGTACTCTAATAGAGTAATGTCAGTGTATTGTAGCTTCTTCCCTGTGTTATTGGTTTGAAGGTCTAAAGCTAAGGCATGTTGTGAGGTCTCTTCATGATTCTTATGGATCCGCACAGCAGCTGTCAAACTTTACATTGCATCAGCCCTGAGGTATGATTCTTGGTAGGTCTCACTCTATACTTGCCTATCAAATCTTGTTGCTGTTGTTGACTTTAGAGAATCCAAATAACTTTGAGAGGGTATTTCCTGACAAGAATGATTCATTGGCACATTTAGAGGTTGGGACATTGTAGGGTCTCTGGAAATAGGTGTTGGAAGTATTTGTGATTTGACAGTAGCTCCTTGGCATGTGTTCTGTTTTAATTGAGTGGTGGGGCTATGGAAATAGGTGTTGGAGGTATTTGGGTGCATGTTATCAGTAGGCTCATTGATGCTAAGTCCTGTATTTTTTTTCCTCATAGCATGCCTCTTCTTTTGGCTAGGCTTATTTTTGGATTTGAGAGTCTAGATACTGAAATCTGTAGTTTCATGGGCTTTTCCTTTCAGCAGTCTTCTTATTTGATCATTCTTCTGGACTGAATGTTCCTCTTCAGAGCTGATCATTTCATAGTGTTCGGCTTCATCACCAAATTGGTGTATTTGATGATGGCCAGATCTGAGGGCAGTGGTAGCAGGGGATAGATGCCCAACCTATGGTCAGCCAATTGTGCAATAGCACActcatgcaaaacatgaggaatccCATACCCAGAAGGTACCCCATCCTGTTTGTGAATTGGTTTCTCCCGACATAACTCCAATAGCTTCATTTACAGCACAAGTAACAGGGTGAATTTAGGattgggtaaaaagattttgagCATCTGTATTATGCTATATATGGGGGTTATGGGGATTGGGAACTTGATTCTGAGCCACAAAATCTGTATCATACTCCAGGGTAGCTGGAGCCAAGGTTAAGGGATTAGAAATCATTTTTGGATGTTTGAGATCATTGATCTGCTTTGTGGTTGCATTATTAGGTTGCTGAGTTGCTTGTTGTATTGGAAAATATACCTGTTGTTGTCTTTTATTTTCAGTGTTTCCCTTGAAGTtctttttattttggattttccaTTCATCTTTGGATGTTTCAGCTACTGCATTTTGTTGCTCTGCTCCTTTTTGGTGTTCTGCTGTCAGTTGGTTTTTATTTTGGCCTTGTGCATTAATCTTTGGTATTTCGTGTTGTGTCTTCTGTTGGCTTTTGCTTGTTCCTGGAAAATATTCAACCTTCTTTTGGTTGTTGCCCTGAAGGTCACTCATCCCAGCAGCTtcttcttcctttcttcttttgaTTTCCTCATCTCTAATTCTAAGTTGGCATGTATGCATTTAGTGTCCCTGATATCTGCAGTATGTGCAGTATGCAGGAACATAGTCATATTGTACTTCAAGCCATTGGCCATCTCCATTAACATCTTGGATTTCATCGTAACCCAACCAAACATGACTAGGACTTTCTTTGGTAAGATCAACTTGCATTTTAACTTTAGCCACACTACCTCTGGTATTTTGGAATGATGCTAGATCAAGAAAGAGTGCCTTACCAACAGGGGATAGCAGGGGGTGAGTATTTCCATGTAGTACATGTGCTAGGGCAACACAGGAATTACAATCCATGTTGGAACAATAGGTGAGTCCTCATTAGGATTGAAAACTAGATTCCATGCTTCTAGTTTCATCATTTGGCCTTGAATGTACATGTACTGATTAGTCCATACTGTTGAGTGATCATACTCATTATACTTAGTCAATGTATACAGTTTTTGCATTGAAATGAGCAATTTTGACTCCACCTCTAAGTTCAGTTTGAACTATAAAGCTTTTTCTAATATCATCCATCTTTGGCATAGTGTTAGCAAATTTACCATCCACTGTAAACTTGCATCTATCAACAAATTTCACCATGTAATATTCTCTTCTAAATATGACAACTGGTTTTCCTTGCTTGGTAGTAATGATGGGAGGagagaattcaataagagctatCTCTGCCTCATGCCTGGCTCTCAGTCTAGTAACATAAGATTAGGTGACTGTTGGTGGTAGGGAGGGGATTGATTGACTGGTTGTTTGGCTTTGTGATGGTTAATGTTGAATTATGGAGGGGGGAGGGGTGGATTGGTCTGTAAATACGGTTGCATATTTGTATTGCTTGGTTGAGGATTACTAGTGATAACTGGAGGGTTGTGCACTACTTGTTGAGCATGTGTAGGATTTTCTGCAGTGTTGACAGGAAGTTGCTGATTGTTTTTGGTGTGTTTTGGTCTATCAAAATTAGAAGAAACTTTATGAGTTGAGGATTTTGGATGTTCCTGGGATTGAATTTGAACTTTGGAGGTGGGCTTATCACCATTGTCGACCGTTTGAGCCACTGTTGTAGAATAAGAAGGGTGGTCATGGGTTGTTGCTGATGCAGTTCTTATGCCTGTAGTGTCAGTGTCATTGTTAGGAGCTTGGGGAGCTGTTTGCTGAGCAGTTTGAGCCTTTTGAACTGTTGGACCACCATTGACGATCCCCTGCAATTCTAGTGAGGAAGAAGTCAGTTGATTTCGACTTTTTTGATTAAATTCTTGGGAAATTGGTTGACGAATATGTCGTTTATGAGCTTGAGAAGATTGAGGAATAGCAGGTTCACTCAATTGAGTTGTGGAATTGGCTTGGTCATTTCGTCGAATACTTGGTGTGTTCGACTCTGCAGAATAATCCTTTTTCAATGTTGTGGGAATTGGCTCAATGAAGTGATGTTTTGGTAGCTCAGAAATATTCTCCACATCTACAGAAACCTTTTCGCATTGGTTTTGGGTGATTTGGACTACCAAAAGTCCATTTTCGACCACCTGGTGCTTGCCGGAGAATTGCAGAAGTTTGGGGACGACGATTGGCACGGTGGAATGGTCTGAATTTTGCGGGTGAGGTACGCCTAGTGATGGAGAACAATCTCTACGTTTTAGAATGTTAATTTTTGAGGTCCGGTGGCTTTTTACCACCGGACGGTGGAACGGTGGCCATGTTTGCTCGACACTGGTACTATTCACCAGAATTGCCTGTACGGAGAGCGTTCTATTATTTATGGAGAGGCAGCGGGTTTgcgactatggtttcttaggtcgtctTTCATGGCCCAAAAAATATTTAGGCAATCCGAATCCGAGCTAATGCGGAAGGCGTTGGATATAGTGCATGAAAATCTGGGTAtcgagcggaattccagttttatggccataaaatgccaaacaaaaagtgaggaatggtaatggtggggcggtgactatggttcctaatgtagtatttgatggcccgaaaattttttaggcgatccagatcTGGGGTCTCCAGCtcatgcagaaggcatgggctataacacacgaaaatctgaggtgcctatggttccttaggtagtttttgatggcccgaataaactTTAGCGATCCGGTTCATTTTAATGCCACGAAAATTTGAAAATCGGGtggaatttcaattttatggccgtataatgccaaaaaataaggaacggtcatggaggggtggtgactatggttccttaggtcatttttgatggcccaaaagtTTTTTAAGAGTTTCGGGTCCCGATGACTAGACCCATGCAGAAGGCGGGGGGCTATAGGACATggaaatctaggaatcgggcaaaattcctgttttatggccgtaaaacgccaaaaaatgaggaacgttcatggtggggtggtgactatggttccttaggtagtttttgatgggacgaaaaagttttaggtgatctaGATCCGGGTGCTCAAGCcaatgcggaaggcgtgggctatataacacacaataaattgggaatcgggcagaattctagttttatggtagTAAATTGCCAaaaacaaggaatggtcatggcgaggaagttactatggttccctaggtagttgttgatggcccaaaaatattttaggcgatcctgttcCAGGagcccgggcccatgcggaaggcgtgggctatagcacacgcaaatttgGCAattaggtagaattctagttttatgaccgtaaaacgcaaaacaattgaggaacggtcatcgagagatggtgactaaggttccttaggtagtttttgatgcCCCAAAAATGTTTCTTggtgatccaggtccgggggctcggacccatgcggaaggcgcaagctataactcccgaaaatctaggaatcaggcagaattctaattttatgaccATGAAACGTAACAAATAataaagaacggtcatggcggggcggtgactatggtttcttaggtagtttaatattgcccgaaaaaactttagccATCCTAGTCATGCAGAAggagtgggttatagcacacgaaaatctaggtcACGCGGAATTCCAATTTCAtttcgtaaaatgccaaaatataaggaacggtcatggcgggatggtgactatggttccttagatagtttttgatggcccgaatattttCTTGGCAATCAAGGTCCGGGGACccgagcccatgcagaaggcgtgggctatagcacatgaaaatccgGGAATCTAGCGatattccagttttatggccgtaaaatgccaaaaatgaggaacggtcatggaggggcactgattatggtttcttaggtagttttgaatggcccaaaaaaaattaggcgatccgagtctaggAGCCTAGGCCCATGCAAAACGCGTGGGCTATGCACATGAAAATCTaccaatcgggcggaattccagttttatggccgcaaaACTCCAAAATCGAGGAACGGTAATAGCAGggagatgactatggtttctttggtagtttttgatggaccaaaatattttttggcgATCCAGATCCGGGGGCCCTGGCCTATCCGGAATGTgcgagctatagcacacgaaaatctggcaATCAGACGGAATTCCAGTTATATGGCCGTCAAACTCCAAAAAATaaagaatggtcatggcggggcggtgactttggttccttaggtagtttttaatggcccgaaaaaactttagccATCCTGTTCATGCAGAATATTTGagttgtagcacacgaaaatatgggaatagggcggaattccaCTTTTATtggatgaaaatttgggaatcgggcgaaattatagttttatggccgtaaatcgccaaaagatgaggaacggtcatggaagggcagtgactatggttcattacgGACATCAactgcgacctaaggaaccatagtcaccaccatgccatgaccgttcctctttttggcattttacggacataaaactggaattcagccagatttctagatttttgtgtgctatcgcccacgccttc contains:
- the LOC138891906 gene encoding uncharacterized protein, with the translated sequence MVQVHQVIRAWWNEPCCPKLKALFQATPAIITWELWKRRNNMKHGGVISEKRVIREVNKTLYFLARFRYPWLTNIPVLWIDMIRYFESYKPYVVSRRVTWHLPNAGWVKCNSDGASKGNPCPSSYGYCIRDSSGDLLYAEAIDIGHTTNIVAEVKGILHGLLYCVDKQLHPLIMETDSLVMKTIIEGEWECPWTIRADVKKIKEIKNNYNVLFQHVFREGNVVADLLANLVFYSAVVLVCMHAQSGDERTLYFPYITSMWYYSGYAFIRCINNVKGGKHMFNGSYYSEDNC